A window of the Brassica napus cultivar Da-Ae chromosome C5, Da-Ae, whole genome shotgun sequence genome harbors these coding sequences:
- the LOC106405497 gene encoding uncharacterized protein LOC106405497: MVHSRYSFKIRQLRSHLYLTCHPPRPRIHSPFTPYLNKRTLTPLPSFPSDLSPKQDIGEFMKELSQLESVSEKVSKLVERLKELHECKIRIAAVRVLLDKRKRILNEEKLRIAKMKRLIAEEKKIIAEKKKNIAEKRRKLNQRESHRDA; encoded by the exons ATGGTGCATTCACgttattcatttaaaatcagACAATTGCGTTCACATTTGTATCTAACTTGTCATCCTCCTCGTCCAAGAATCCATTCACCTTTTACGCCATACTTGAACAAGAG AACGCTTACTCCTCTCCCAAGCTTTCCTTCAGATCTATCCCCCAAGCAGGATATAGGTGAATTTATGAAAGAACTCTCACAACTCGAATCAGTTTCAGAAAAAGTATCAAAATTAGTAGAGCGTCTTAAGGAACTACATGAGTGTAAGATCAGAATAGCTGCAG TCCGTGTTCTTCTCGACAAGAGGAAAAGGATCCTTAACGAGGAGAAACTGAGAATTGCCAAGATGAAAAGGCTTATCGCTGAGGAAAAAAAGATTATcgccgaaaaaaaaaaaaatatagcagAGAAGAGAAGGAAATTAAATCAACGAGAGTCTCACAGAGATGCGTAG